In Clostridia bacterium, a genomic segment contains:
- a CDS encoding S-layer homology domain-containing protein, with the protein MKFSVRRALCVIVVAAMLLCTLPAAMAADTTAQDGMSVLRTLTRSDLVTKTVSVSSPEDPITLTVPYSYADRAIKLSSGTDFTANAGFSDISLEFSGPASIDGSAVDLTVSYTVDGDESGATYRTVYVVNAVRADSVPAVFEGVITKTVNAGGSVSLPSSEFSLFYTQNDGKPLAGVKIAGTNPSWGMLKLGNAEYDGKILTVAELNNLSFSASGSGTVTYRVHAYDDVRNGSPIGEVTLKVTSETIAPTTSVINYTVREGESVSFRAVDFSAAMNDLPAGVTLTRVRFTVPPALGTLMISGEEVQKTNDYYVNANDGPSISNVLYKSTGGYGNDTVNYSAYLSDGTQLAGTIKMTVSSKDPDVITYSVEAGEAIVFNAADFTNVMKKYDSVSSFHHVIITAPSATYGVLYKNYVSATNPGTRVTAGTDTGNLYTSGSAATQIGRVAFVPTASLSAQDITLYYAAYDTSSHVLYNGEIIVKVKTQGSTGTVKYSCTKNGSVKFSASDFRYRASSSSGWLTPTYIVINEIPRSTQGYIYCAKSTSNETQLAAKDEGSTRYYYSATSTNNIANLSFSARSGFTGDISIPFTAYESNGNVMYEGNIVITVTGSSNTGSAEDISYELNSDDYVTFKVTDFNNACIDATGNNLNYVTFALPATSRGRLYLNYSTTTSTGTAVSASTKYYRTSTPKIGSISFVPNENYNGTFTLSYTGYSSSGDSYTGYVEITVNESDSSVITYTVVNGNTVTFRRADFNSLCKNETGSTLDHIRFDSLSTSYGRLYYNYSTSSTRNPVAAKTNYYYAGSDDLIANITFVPNTKTSATVTYKFTGYDTDNDSFEGEIKIKITGSSTATDEENDIITYNLRNDSSVKLNASDFNSMSRSITGDILDYVRFSPPSSTYGQLYVNYNSASSLGTIVNSSTNYYRSGSTPLISDITFVPNSSYTGTFNISFTGYDVEGVRFSGTMRITVTQGSGNTNTNTETNTDTTKTATRISYKTDVGTPVSFAVNDFNTACYGATGKTLSYINFSIPNAAAGKLYTDYNSQTASGTSVTAGTNYYFNTSPNISTVSFVPEAGFNGSATISYTGYATDGTSFAGSVVITVGENSGGGSAHFDDVGSSLSWAVQGVDYLYEKGIVTGTAERTYSPMNNIKRGDFILMLQRAFRFEASGNTKQFADVSPSSYYAAAILAAKSNEIALGGGNNLFDPEASLTREDAMVLVVRVLEKAGESPKKGSASDIASFVDRGDVSGYAVEAVATLVRAGYILGSDGKLNPKSNITRAEMAVLLYRIITK; encoded by the coding sequence ATGAAATTTTCAGTAAGACGGGCGCTGTGCGTGATAGTTGTCGCGGCAATGCTTCTGTGTACGCTGCCTGCAGCCATGGCTGCCGATACGACGGCACAGGACGGTATGAGCGTGCTTCGCACCCTGACGCGCTCGGACCTTGTGACTAAAACGGTAAGCGTATCCTCGCCGGAGGACCCGATAACGCTTACGGTACCTTATTCGTATGCGGATAGGGCAATAAAGCTTTCAAGCGGCACCGACTTTACGGCAAACGCAGGCTTTTCGGATATTTCGCTTGAATTTTCCGGCCCCGCTTCAATAGACGGCAGCGCCGTTGACCTTACGGTAAGCTATACCGTGGACGGAGATGAAAGCGGCGCGACTTACAGGACCGTTTATGTAGTAAATGCAGTGCGCGCCGATTCTGTACCGGCAGTATTCGAAGGAGTCATCACAAAGACGGTGAACGCAGGCGGCAGCGTCAGCCTGCCTTCGTCTGAGTTTTCCCTGTTCTACACGCAAAACGACGGCAAACCGCTCGCAGGCGTGAAGATAGCGGGAACAAATCCGTCATGGGGTATGCTGAAGCTCGGCAATGCGGAATACGACGGTAAGATACTGACCGTCGCCGAACTCAATAATCTTTCGTTTTCGGCTTCGGGAAGCGGTACGGTAACGTATCGTGTTCATGCATACGACGACGTAAGAAACGGCTCTCCCATAGGAGAGGTTACGCTTAAAGTAACGTCTGAAACGATAGCTCCCACCACATCGGTGATAAATTACACCGTGAGAGAAGGCGAAAGCGTAAGCTTCAGAGCGGTCGATTTTTCGGCGGCGATGAACGATCTGCCTGCCGGCGTTACTCTGACCCGCGTAAGATTCACAGTGCCTCCGGCTCTCGGTACGCTTATGATAAGCGGCGAGGAGGTACAGAAGACGAATGATTATTATGTAAACGCAAACGACGGCCCGTCCATATCGAACGTGCTGTATAAATCGACGGGCGGATACGGCAACGATACCGTTAATTATTCGGCATATTTAAGCGACGGCACCCAGCTTGCCGGTACGATAAAAATGACGGTGTCTTCAAAGGATCCCGACGTTATAACGTATTCTGTAGAGGCGGGAGAAGCGATCGTATTCAATGCGGCCGACTTTACGAATGTGATGAAAAAATACGACTCCGTTTCGTCGTTCCATCACGTAATAATAACGGCTCCTTCGGCAACGTACGGCGTTCTTTATAAGAATTACGTGTCGGCGACGAATCCCGGCACGAGAGTAACTGCGGGCACAGATACGGGCAACCTTTACACCAGCGGATCTGCGGCAACGCAGATAGGCAGAGTGGCGTTCGTGCCGACAGCTTCGCTTTCGGCGCAGGACATAACTCTCTATTACGCCGCTTACGATACGTCGAGCCATGTGCTTTACAACGGAGAGATAATCGTAAAGGTCAAAACGCAGGGAAGCACCGGAACGGTAAAATACAGCTGCACGAAGAACGGCTCGGTGAAGTTCTCGGCATCCGATTTCCGATACAGGGCGTCTTCATCATCCGGATGGCTCACGCCCACATATATAGTAATAAACGAAATACCCCGGTCTACGCAGGGATACATATATTGCGCTAAATCTACCTCAAACGAAACTCAGCTCGCCGCAAAGGACGAGGGTTCCACGCGGTATTATTACAGCGCAACGAGCACGAACAATATCGCAAACCTGAGCTTTTCGGCCAGAAGCGGATTTACCGGAGATATAAGCATACCGTTCACGGCGTACGAGAGCAACGGCAACGTTATGTATGAGGGCAACATCGTGATAACGGTCACGGGTTCGTCCAACACGGGAAGCGCAGAGGACATATCTTATGAGCTGAACAGCGATGATTACGTTACTTTCAAGGTCACCGATTTCAATAACGCCTGCATCGATGCAACAGGCAACAACTTAAATTACGTTACGTTCGCGCTGCCCGCGACCTCGCGCGGAAGACTCTATCTCAATTATTCGACTACAACCTCAACGGGAACTGCGGTAAGCGCAAGCACTAAGTATTACCGCACGAGCACGCCCAAGATAGGCAGCATCTCGTTCGTACCGAACGAGAACTACAACGGCACGTTTACTCTGTCTTACACGGGATACAGCTCAAGCGGCGACAGCTACACGGGATACGTTGAGATAACGGTAAACGAAAGCGACAGCTCGGTGATAACCTACACTGTTGTGAACGGAAACACAGTTACGTTCAGAAGAGCCGATTTCAATAGTTTATGTAAGAACGAGACCGGCTCGACGCTCGATCACATAAGATTTGACAGCCTGAGCACGTCTTACGGAAGGCTCTATTACAACTACTCAACGTCATCGACAAGGAATCCCGTGGCGGCGAAAACGAATTATTACTATGCGGGAAGCGACGACCTGATAGCTAATATAACCTTTGTGCCGAACACCAAAACGAGCGCGACGGTAACGTATAAATTTACGGGCTACGACACGGATAACGATAGCTTTGAAGGCGAAATAAAGATAAAGATAACAGGTTCATCTACTGCGACGGATGAGGAAAACGATATAATAACTTATAATCTAAGAAACGATTCTTCCGTAAAGCTCAACGCATCCGACTTCAACTCGATGTCAAGAAGCATCACGGGGGACATACTCGATTATGTAAGATTTTCGCCTCCGTCCTCGACGTACGGCCAGCTTTATGTAAACTACAACTCTGCGTCCTCTCTGGGAACTATAGTGAACTCAAGCACGAACTACTACCGTTCGGGTTCGACGCCGCTTATAAGCGACATAACCTTTGTGCCGAATTCAAGCTATACGGGCACGTTCAACATATCGTTTACGGGATATGACGTTGAGGGTGTGCGCTTCAGCGGCACGATGAGGATAACTGTTACACAGGGAAGCGGCAATACGAATACAAACACCGAAACAAACACCGATACGACCAAAACGGCTACGAGAATATCTTATAAGACGGACGTGGGTACGCCTGTTTCGTTCGCCGTAAACGATTTCAATACGGCTTGCTACGGAGCTACGGGCAAAACGCTCTCATACATAAACTTCTCAATACCGAACGCGGCGGCAGGTAAGCTTTACACCGATTACAACTCGCAGACAGCATCGGGAACGTCCGTGACGGCGGGAACGAATTACTACTTTAACACTTCGCCCAATATTTCAACAGTAAGCTTCGTGCCCGAAGCAGGCTTTAATGGCAGCGCAACGATAAGCTACACAGGCTACGCAACGGACGGAACGTCGTTTGCGGGCAGCGTGGTAATAACTGTAGGCGAAAACTCGGGCGGAGGCTCGGCGCATTTTGACGACGTGGGCAGCAGCCTTTCGTGGGCGGTGCAGGGCGTAGATTATCTCTACGAAAAAGGCATAGTTACGGGTACTGCCGAAAGGACATACAGCCCGATGAACAACATAAAACGCGGTGATTTTATCCTTATGCTCCAGCGCGCCTTCAGGTTCGAGGCGTCAGGCAATACGAAACAGTTCGCCGACGTTTCGCCGTCGTCTTATTACGCGGCGGCAATACTTGCGGCAAAGTCCAACGAAATAGCGCTGGGCGGCGGCAATAATCTGTTCGACCCCGAAGCGTCGCTTACGCGCGAGGATGCGATGGTGCTTGTTGTGCGTGTGCTTGAAAAGGCGGGCGAAAGCCCTAAAAAGGGCAGCGCGTCAGACATTGCATCGTTCGTTGACAGGGGCGACGTGTCGGGCTACGCGGTCGAAGCTGTGGCAACGCTTGTTCGCGCAGGCTACATCTTAGGTTCCGACGGCAAGTTAAATCCGAAGTCGAACATCACACGCGCGGAGATGGCCGTACTGCTTTACAGGATAATAACGAAGTAA